The stretch of DNA GGTATTTTCGAGAATTGTACTTTTCATGGTTGCAACTTTGAAAAAGCAAGTTTTGTTGATGTTGTATTTCAATCTTGTGACTTGTCAAACAGTAAATTTTCTGGAGTCTATTTTGAGCGATGCCGATTTGTATCCTGTAAATGTATTGGCATAGATATGAGCGATACGGTTGTAAAGCAAACAACTTTTGAACAATCAAATCTTCAGTATTCATATTTCAATAAAACGAAAATGATTGATGTTTTATTTGATCACATTGATTTTACTGAATCGTCTAAGATTGAATTTCCGCTCATCAGCAAATAACTATGGTGAAGGGAGATACAGTAATGTTGATTAAACTACTCTTACTATTCACCTTGGTTCCTCTGCTGGAATTATGGATTCTAATTAAATTGGGCGGGTTGATTGGAATGTTGCCGACCATTCTAATCGTGGCTTCTACCGGGTTTGCCGGAGTATTGCTGGCAAAATCGCAGGGTTTGAACGTGCTCAATCGGATGCAGCAAGACATTAAACAGGGGATTCTTCCCGGCAATAAGCTAATTGACGGAGTTTTTATCTTGGTAGGCGGCGCTTTTTTAATTACCCCGGGCTTGCTAACAGACCTTTTCGGATTTTCTTTGCTGGTACCGCTTACCAGAGGCTGGTTAAAGAGCGCCGCCCGGCACTACATTCAACAAATATTGGACAGCGGCACAGTTTACACCTGGCAGCGTTAAGTAAAGCTGGTCTGAACATATGCCGAAGGAAATCCAAACGTTTGGATTTTTTACGTCATACCTAAGAGAGATTATTGTCACACATTGCTCGGGGGGATCTGGAAAGCGATTAGGCTTTCCGGACCCTCCCCGAGCAAGGTAACTTATTACGTTCTCTTACGATCCGTCTTCAAGGTTTGATAGGGTAGCATGACCGAGAAGGTACTCCAAAATCAATTATAGGATCTTTACAAACGATGTTAAATCATGTTAAGGTCATAATAATTACGCCCCTATCTAAACAATGGATGCAAGGGAAAGCACCAATATTAAGATAATACGTAGAAGTAACATGGAGGGCAAAGATGATGAGAACAATGCTCACTCCATTATGGTATTTCAAACAGAAATAGTACTAGAAAAGGAATAGATATATTACATTCCCGATAAAATTGTTCTAAACGAAGAAAAAAAACATTACTTATACCTATGCTCGAGTAGTTTTGGGGCCTGGCTTACGCCAAATTATTCCCATATTATTTAGTTTAATCTTACTTACCAAGGGTAAATGCAAGGAGAAAGGAGTCAGCTATTAAAATGAGTTGTCCGTCAGGATCTAAACCTCCAAGCGAAATAATTCGCGATACCATTGGAAAGAAAGAATGTATCCTTACCGTCGAGGATTTAATCAATGCTTTCGGTTCTCAAAGTTTTGGTTTGATGTTTATAGTTATGGCGTTACCGTTAACTATCCCCTTACCTCCAGGCATAGGTTTTATTCCGGCAGCTCTTCTTTGCGTTTGGTCCTTTCAAAGAATGTTGGGGAGAACCACTCTGTGGGTACCTAAAGCAATTGGTAAAAGGGAGATATCTCAGACGCTTATCAGGAAAATTGATGCTAAAGCGCTGCCTTTGTGTGCAAGATTAGAAAGGTACTTCTTAAATTGCAGCCAACCAAATATGCTTAACGAATCGGAGATTCGGTTGGCATCATTGGCTGTAGTGCTCATGAGCATGCTAATTATGTTGCCGACGCCATTTTTGAATACCATTCCTGCCGTAATTATAATTCTGATGGGGTTAACGATCTTAAACAGCAACCGTAGATTACTCTGGATTAACATGAGCTTTAGCTTATTAGCTTTGAGTTTTATCGGCTCTACTTTATACGTCGGATCGGAATTTGTGCTTGAAGAGATTAGTGATTTCTTAAAAGCAAACCCAAGCCTTCTAGATTAGAAGGCTTATCTACCACTTAGAAAATAATATCCGCAAATATCAAAAGAACCCATTCAGATTAAAGATTTATCTTCCTATGCCCAGGACTTTTTATTGGAAGAATTGCCAATTTGTAAAATTAAAAGTTGTAAAGAACAAGCTGAAGGTATGTACATCGTAGGGGGGCCCCAAATAACGGATGAACGTGATTGTTGTCTCTACCTTATGGACGGCGGCACCGAGCCGGCGCTGGTGGACGCAGGGCTTTGTTATTCCATCCGGGCTATTTTGGCCCCTCGGTAATTCCTAACTCATCGATAATTAAATTTAAACTTTCAGTAAACTTGAGCCTGTTTTGAGAATACTCCCGAAAATCACTGCTTAGAATTTTCAAGTTGTCCACAAAATTTTCGTAGTAACCCAAGCTTTTAATTTTACTTTTCAATTCTCCGGACAATTTAATCGAACTTAGCATCGTTACATTGACTTGTGGACTGGCGATCAAGTTTTTTATGTCTTTGGTAATTTTTTCCTTTTCCAAATACAATTCCTCTTTAGTAATGTTTAGCCATTTTTTTATGTCCTCGGCAATAAATTGTTCATGTTTTTTCAAGTCTTCCTCGGTTAGCTGTTCATAAATTTTTTTCATATCATCCGAATACTCAATATCATCAATATCATCAAGGAATTGGACTATTTTAATCCAGGCTTCTTCCTTTTTTAAAGTATCCACGGGTTCGTTTAGAAATGGACTGTAATATGCAATCAGCATCCTGCCAAAGTTGCCCGGGAAAATACGCTGCAACTGGTTTTTCATAAAACCTTCCCTGTTACGTCCATCCATTTCCATAGCCTTATTTAATGCTGATAAATGTTTGGTCAACTGCTGCAATCCGTTAAAACTGTCAAAGCTTTTGAGGCATAATTGTAAAATATACCTGTTCCTTTCTATTCTTCTTGCTTCATCAGTCAGTCTTTCCAAATGTTGTTCCAGAAAGTCTTTTAGCTTGTCAGGCTCGGCTATGATTTCTTT from Desulfoscipio gibsoniae DSM 7213 encodes:
- a CDS encoding exopolysaccharide biosynthesis protein, yielding MSCPSGSKPPSEIIRDTIGKKECILTVEDLINAFGSQSFGLMFIVMALPLTIPLPPGIGFIPAALLCVWSFQRMLGRTTLWVPKAIGKREISQTLIRKIDAKALPLCARLERYFLNCSQPNMLNESEIRLASLAVVLMSMLIMLPTPFLNTIPAVIIILMGLTILNSNRRLLWINMSFSLLALSFIGSTLYVGSEFVLEEISDFLKANPSLLD
- a CDS encoding MerR family transcriptional regulator, which codes for MKISAVQKYTALTKKAINYYEQEGLIKPIVDSNNGYREYSQHDVDALTQISVLRQFDMPIKKIKEIIAEPDKLKDFLEQHLERLTDEARRIERNRYILQLCLKSFDSFNGLQQLTKHLSALNKAMEMDGRNREGFMKNQLQRIFPGNFGRMLIAYYSPFLNEPVDTLKKEEAWIKIVQFLDDIDDIEYSDDMKKIYEQLTEEDLKKHEQFIAEDIKKWLNITKEELYLEKEKITKDIKNLIASPQVNVTMLSSIKLSGELKSKIKSLGYYENFVDNLKILSSDFREYSQNRLKFTESLNLIIDELGITEGPK
- a CDS encoding pentapeptide repeat-containing protein, which translates into the protein MNIKRPQIPKELIQIDDFSSYAQDFLLEELPIFKIKSCEEQAEGAAFFKIEIRKGIFENCTFHGCNFEKASFVDVVFQSCDLSNSKFSGVYFERCRFVSCKCIGIDMSDTVVKQTTFEQSNLQYSYFNKTKMIDVLFDHIDFTESSKIEFPLISK
- a CDS encoding FxsA family protein gives rise to the protein MLIKLLLLFTLVPLLELWILIKLGGLIGMLPTILIVASTGFAGVLLAKSQGLNVLNRMQQDIKQGILPGNKLIDGVFILVGGAFLITPGLLTDLFGFSLLVPLTRGWLKSAARHYIQQILDSGTVYTWQR